In Oscillatoria acuminata PCC 6304, a single window of DNA contains:
- the acpS gene encoding holo-ACP synthase, with the protein MNIIGHGIDIIETQRIKKIIERFGNRFEARCFTEKECFAAECSTNRVQYFTGRFAAKEAVLKALGTGWAQGISWTDIEIERLSTGKPLVVLYGRCQEIAADLGIARWFLSISHTDSYAVASAIALGSMLVQADL; encoded by the coding sequence ATGAATATTATTGGTCATGGTATTGATATTATTGAAACCCAACGTATTAAAAAAATAATAGAACGTTTCGGAAATCGTTTTGAAGCGCGATGCTTCACCGAAAAAGAGTGCTTTGCTGCTGAATGTAGTACGAACCGCGTCCAATACTTTACAGGTCGTTTTGCAGCTAAAGAAGCGGTACTAAAAGCTCTTGGTACAGGGTGGGCTCAGGGAATTTCGTGGACTGATATTGAAATCGAACGGTTATCAACAGGTAAACCGTTAGTAGTTCTGTATGGCAGATGTCAAGAAATAGCAGCGGACTTGGGTATTGCAAGGTGGTTCTTGAGTATAAGCCATACAGACTCCTATGCGGTAGCAAGTGCAATTGCCTTGGGTTCAATGTTGGTTCAAGCAGATTTATAA
- a CDS encoding helix-turn-helix domain-containing protein yields MLVGTKEVAKLLGVSSDRVRRLLLDGRVHGAYKISNVWVIPLKDGMPVITKGTRGPKPTWKGIRREVMTCIHVNRTRISQNYKHGENQPVIGVKRGSSNQYGYEVEVSGPCRVVYRPDQPKDCGAKVWIETLSEVKCVA; encoded by the coding sequence ATGCTAGTTGGAACCAAAGAAGTCGCTAAGTTACTGGGAGTTTCCAGCGATCGCGTCCGACGGTTGCTCTTGGATGGAAGAGTTCATGGAGCCTATAAAATTAGTAATGTTTGGGTGATTCCCCTGAAAGATGGAATGCCGGTAATTACCAAGGGGACGCGCGGCCCAAAGCCCACGTGGAAAGGCATCCGCCGGGAAGTGATGACTTGCATTCATGTCAACCGGACTCGGATTAGCCAAAATTACAAGCATGGGGAAAATCAGCCGGTCATTGGGGTTAAACGCGGCAGCAGTAATCAATATGGCTATGAGGTAGAAGTCAGCGGGCCATGCCGAGTGGTGTATCGACCGGATCAGCCGAAAGACTGTGGGGCGAAGGTTTGGATTGAGACGCTTTCAGAGGTGAAGTGTGTGGCTTAG
- a CDS encoding alpha/beta fold hydrolase, with product MATGERIQKKWPNPAPTPRVRPFALQTPREVPQLQPQVREAPGSRSMPSYSAGDRLSGIDFSAQFPIQPKLITGAPQNKYEQEADCQEAGESIQGKLFSSPQIQRKIEPQEQSFTPVYLQTKPLTIQRDSGDRTDAQPLIKSEDIEYEIIGHRFAYQGDTLPAAAGDWLATRGYQRNWTLTIRGEGFFMGLLMPLEDGGRTPILAFKGTTPDWVDVSDILADLDPIAIGFTAFKRQQKKVAEAIATAGGKVDVVGHSLGGALAQHAASAFPNKVRRVVTFQAPAINRIQSYMFGKLDASERPEEVRHHIATGDIVDVAGGKHLAGDVLLHQVGSSPTSHTKYLLNSDAFKDQRDALGLTDEMLEQLGVAEHKANHKGKVEEFEEYPYWFRQILTEWGGRTVLGAVPGALLSAYRGGQKIGRGIAAGASYVGDKISSGASSIYDSTRNLLKNLF from the coding sequence ATGGCTACAGGAGAACGTATTCAAAAGAAATGGCCTAACCCTGCACCCACTCCCAGGGTGAGGCCGTTCGCGTTACAGACTCCTAGGGAAGTGCCGCAACTCCAACCCCAAGTACGGGAAGCCCCGGGCAGCCGCAGTATGCCCAGCTATAGCGCAGGCGATCGCCTCTCTGGCATCGACTTTTCGGCTCAGTTCCCGATTCAACCGAAACTGATCACCGGCGCACCCCAGAATAAATACGAGCAAGAAGCCGACTGCCAGGAGGCGGGCGAATCCATTCAGGGTAAGCTGTTCTCCTCACCCCAGATCCAGCGGAAGATTGAACCGCAGGAACAGAGCTTTACTCCGGTCTATTTGCAAACTAAGCCCCTGACTATCCAACGAGATAGTGGCGATCGCACCGATGCCCAGCCGCTAATTAAATCCGAAGATATCGAATATGAAATCATCGGTCACCGTTTTGCCTATCAAGGAGACACCCTCCCGGCTGCCGCAGGAGATTGGCTGGCTACCCGAGGCTACCAGCGAAACTGGACTTTGACTATTCGGGGTGAAGGCTTTTTTATGGGATTACTCATGCCGCTAGAGGATGGAGGCCGAACTCCCATTCTGGCTTTTAAAGGAACAACCCCGGATTGGGTCGATGTCTCCGATATCCTGGCTGATCTCGATCCGATCGCCATTGGTTTCACCGCCTTCAAAAGACAACAGAAAAAAGTTGCTGAGGCGATCGCCACTGCCGGTGGCAAAGTGGATGTGGTGGGTCATAGTCTGGGCGGTGCTCTGGCTCAACACGCCGCTTCTGCCTTCCCCAATAAAGTTCGTCGCGTTGTGACCTTTCAAGCCCCTGCCATCAATCGCATCCAATCCTATATGTTTGGCAAGTTAGATGCCAGTGAACGTCCCGAAGAAGTCCGGCATCACATCGCCACCGGGGATATCGTAGATGTTGCCGGGGGTAAGCATCTGGCTGGAGATGTGCTATTACACCAAGTCGGCAGCAGTCCGACATCACATACTAAATATTTACTCAATAGCGATGCCTTCAAAGACCAGCGCGATGCCCTTGGATTAACCGATGAGATGTTAGAACAATTAGGCGTTGCCGAACATAAAGCTAACCATAAGGGCAAAGTGGAGGAGTTTGAGGAATATCCCTATTGGTTCCGCCAAATTTTAACGGAATGGGGCGGCAGAACGGTATTGGGTGCTGTGCCGGGTGCGTTACTCAGTGCCTACCGAGGGGGACAGAAAATAGGGCGTGGCATTGCTGCGGGTGCTTCTTATGTGGGGGATAAAATTTCTAGTGGGGCTTCTAGCATTTATGATTCGACGCGAAATCTCTTGAAAAATCTGTTTTAA
- a CDS encoding eCIS core domain-containing protein yields the protein MATGRQIQKKGQSNATPTPATGMFKPRPFAMPAEPEAATAPELQTKTEPGQVGGSRLSRIDVSAPPPIQPKLAIGAPDDKYEQEADTIARKVVKQISTPTPPDANGGGDSVQRQMFSTSSIMRRTVQRREAIEGGTASSDLESTISQARSSGIPLGEPIRRQMEGAFGADFSGVRVHTNNTADTLNRSLSARAFTTGNNIFFKQGEYNPSSSSGKELLAHELTHTIQQGSVQRQATSIQPVSLTPIDPGVNSTIQGKYLENQQLFSKDTNLGTFYSRGALEAVDEALKAYEKTIIFPEVKDPTLASKPEHIDEKLKKLFKLKDVVEFWVFQHFDLKDASKAKTTRINPTLDLQEEITQAIKQQVKVYNQVKGLDASDQDVEDRLRSDSMDSALKSRVATLIDAILQPGALSKLSAEISLAIDVQPPGYVGFDLGLDVERKENDVLNIRSELAATGGVRVPKVFDIKAKLGGYVEAEAGDSRKTMNLISYGLYRKVVESKLMPASVAGVIWGGSFGESGQIMAAKLAADIERGVFGAEGGEEAFVDLGLLAGIGAEVGDKETLGGGVEYKYTTGQKYTKSSVESAGGLGKVTKEDVGNQGKKRKGEGTSAHEFTAKLSAGIFNGKVGYKKSGESQEITGSAQFSGIPDIVSFVLGVEGTINSFKSAYKNKEKSKKASDTIQGLDGLIGTLQTLAGDGAAISSIPTTSTKGEFAIKASKEGTSAWVIEIMFNQITGAPIPGDLGVVSVEVSKSDTRLKFSNKGGSWKTVHFG from the coding sequence ATGGCAACCGGACGGCAGATTCAGAAAAAAGGACAATCGAACGCCACACCGACTCCTGCCACGGGGATGTTCAAACCCCGTCCTTTTGCGATGCCTGCCGAACCCGAAGCAGCAACCGCACCGGAATTACAAACCAAAACAGAACCGGGACAAGTCGGGGGAAGCCGCCTCTCGCGCATCGATGTTTCTGCACCCCCACCGATTCAACCCAAACTGGCGATCGGCGCACCGGATGATAAATACGAGCAAGAAGCCGACACCATTGCTCGCAAGGTCGTCAAACAAATTAGTACCCCCACCCCCCCAGATGCGAACGGAGGTGGGGATTCTGTGCAGCGTCAAATGTTCTCTACTTCTTCAATCATGAGACGGACGGTGCAACGCCGGGAAGCCATAGAGGGAGGAACAGCATCATCAGACTTGGAAAGCACGATTAGTCAAGCTAGAAGCAGTGGAATACCTCTGGGGGAACCCATTCGTCGCCAGATGGAGGGGGCGTTTGGTGCTGACTTCAGTGGCGTCAGAGTTCATACCAATAACACGGCTGACACCCTCAACCGTTCCCTAAGCGCTCGTGCTTTTACCACCGGGAACAATATCTTTTTCAAGCAGGGGGAATACAATCCTAGTAGTTCAAGTGGGAAAGAATTACTCGCTCACGAACTGACTCACACCATTCAACAAGGTTCAGTTCAACGTCAAGCTACGTCAATACAGCCAGTTTCTTTAACGCCTATCGATCCAGGTGTTAATTCAACAATTCAAGGTAAGTATTTAGAGAATCAACAGCTATTTTCTAAGGATACAAACTTAGGGACCTTTTATAGTCGTGGGGCATTGGAAGCCGTTGATGAAGCATTGAAAGCCTATGAGAAAACTATTATTTTTCCTGAAGTTAAGGATCCAACCCTAGCGAGTAAGCCTGAACATATTGATGAAAAACTTAAGAAATTATTCAAGTTAAAAGATGTTGTTGAATTTTGGGTGTTCCAACACTTTGATTTAAAAGATGCATCAAAAGCCAAGACCACTCGAATTAATCCTACCCTAGATTTACAAGAGGAAATTACCCAAGCTATCAAACAGCAAGTTAAAGTTTATAACCAGGTCAAAGGATTAGATGCTTCTGACCAAGATGTAGAAGATCGGCTACGTTCGGACAGCATGGACTCGGCATTAAAGAGCAGAGTCGCTACTTTGATTGATGCCATTTTGCAGCCTGGAGCGCTGAGTAAGCTATCTGCCGAGATATCTTTAGCCATTGATGTTCAACCCCCAGGTTATGTGGGCTTCGATTTAGGCTTAGATGTTGAACGCAAAGAAAATGATGTACTCAATATTCGCTCAGAATTGGCAGCTACAGGAGGTGTCCGAGTCCCGAAAGTATTTGATATCAAAGCCAAACTGGGTGGCTATGTTGAAGCAGAAGCTGGTGATAGTCGGAAGACTATGAACCTGATTTCTTATGGTTTGTATCGGAAGGTTGTGGAATCAAAATTAATGCCAGCCAGTGTAGCGGGTGTAATTTGGGGAGGAAGTTTCGGAGAATCCGGCCAAATTATGGCCGCCAAGTTAGCAGCTGATATTGAACGAGGTGTTTTCGGTGCCGAAGGTGGGGAAGAGGCTTTTGTCGATCTCGGACTACTAGCTGGTATCGGCGCAGAAGTTGGGGATAAGGAAACCCTAGGAGGCGGGGTAGAATATAAGTACACAACGGGTCAGAAGTACACTAAATCATCGGTTGAAAGTGCCGGCGGTTTAGGCAAAGTTACTAAAGAAGATGTCGGGAATCAAGGGAAGAAGAGGAAAGGAGAAGGAACTAGCGCTCATGAGTTTACAGCCAAGCTTAGTGCTGGTATTTTTAACGGGAAAGTAGGCTATAAGAAATCCGGTGAATCCCAGGAAATTACTGGTTCTGCTCAGTTTTCTGGTATTCCGGATATCGTTTCTTTTGTCTTGGGCGTAGAGGGTACTATTAATAGCTTTAAGTCGGCCTACAAGAATAAAGAGAAAAGCAAAAAGGCGAGTGATACAATTCAGGGGCTGGATGGTTTAATTGGTACTCTTCAAACTTTAGCTGGTGATGGTGCAGCAATCAGCTCGATTCCCACAACGAGTACCAAGGGTGAGTTTGCAATCAAAGCATCCAAAGAGGGTACTTCTGCGTGGGTGATTGAAATAATGTTCAATCAAATCACTGGCGCTCCCATTCCGGGGGATTTAGGGGTTGTAAGTGTGGAAGTTAGTAAATCGGACACACGCCTTAAGTTCTCAAATAAGGGTGGTAGCTGGAAAACTGTACATTTTGGATAA
- a CDS encoding DUF1643 domain-containing protein has translation MKKGAVIDLMEIYRYSLWREWDANAPRVAFVMLNPSRADATHDDPTLRRCINFAQSWNYGSLEVVNLFAYRTSKPAELKKVTDPIGSENDYYLEKAIKSADKIIVAWGNHGIIRNRYREVLDWLTSFDELYCLGITQRGYPRHPLYVKSNTKPVFYKSK, from the coding sequence ATGAAAAAAGGGGCAGTAATAGACTTAATGGAGATCTACCGCTACTCGTTATGGCGGGAGTGGGACGCTAACGCTCCAAGGGTCGCCTTTGTTATGCTTAATCCTAGTCGTGCGGATGCAACTCATGATGACCCTACGCTGCGTCGCTGCATCAATTTCGCTCAGTCTTGGAATTATGGTTCGCTCGAAGTGGTCAACCTATTTGCTTACCGAACTTCAAAACCAGCAGAACTAAAAAAGGTGACAGATCCCATAGGGTCAGAAAATGACTACTATCTCGAAAAAGCTATTAAATCAGCGGATAAAATTATAGTAGCTTGGGGGAATCATGGCATCATTAGGAACCGTTATAGAGAGGTTCTCGATTGGCTAACTAGCTTTGATGAACTCTACTGTTTGGGAATTACCCAGAGAGGCTATCCACGCCACCCACTGTATGTTAAAAGCAATACAAAGCCTGTCTTTTACAAATCTAAATAG
- a CDS encoding eCIS core domain-containing protein, protein MATGRQIQKKAQSNATPTPVTGIFKPRPFARAAEPEAATAPELQTKTELGQVRGDRLSRIDFSTPPPIQPKLAIGAPDDKYEQEADTIARKVVQQMSTPTPPDANGGGDAVQRQMFSTPSIMRLTVQRRKAREGGEASSDLESTISQARSSGMPLGEPIRRQMEGVFGADFSSVRVHTNNTADTLNRSLSARAFTTGNNIFFKQGEYNLSSSSGKELLAHELTHGVQQSGSSTIQCKLTPDQIKHANRIRKARGLKLLPVEEAQDLNTVEEASEAVPASVPAASVPAASAPSPPSDAKRKGAQFNIIQDYSWIRDTLQECQSWDNIKQKFASQKDSMWQFFDFRQWYVDSLINVLRDMYPGLIAKSVGSQDPTSDYDITISTPGSGDDVEAIQWFNTQVRKEFGVEPGTLFDTNLYAKDYLQVKENIDETAIAEQNSDTDLEQPDGAFGAMGHLSQDVAALVKQRRYMKQVEWDRYVDDVVQSINDPERKKLTRLQYEEADSVYQIFAHELLQEVEKESGLPEKIEEHSIKLGPEEEAALSQIKSPDDKLRSIIRQQLLGSEKLQAITHDNPDLVLQKSNELYLTRMRKVRQLQLTIRELGTQDKFVEQVKVLKAQVKQILGEACFFAAEAYHSEGAVKHIVAGIQGAKNPEQKAAIMSSLKPEHFLQSFNEQLGDFLKDLNHYAGEPDGKIFYRSSKYLYRLFLAVAELRQYQFTENNFALKIEEQRGNSDEIAKKINKDLVEIRKGNKADLDTDDKKNQAAEAAMQTILGVNKASELKIKILQMSTEFNTLVRTRASELSAPSLETSQTYFGNIVQN, encoded by the coding sequence ATGGCAACCGGACGGCAGATTCAGAAAAAAGCACAATCGAACGCCACGCCGACTCCTGTCACAGGAATATTCAAACCCCGTCCGTTTGCCCGGGCTGCCGAACCCGAAGCCGCAACCGCACCGGAACTACAAACTAAAACAGAACTGGGACAAGTCAGGGGCGATCGCCTCTCGCGCATCGACTTTTCTACACCCCCACCTATCCAACCCAAACTGGCGATCGGTGCACCAGATGATAAATACGAGCAAGAAGCCGATACCATTGCGCGCAAAGTCGTCCAACAAATGAGTACCCCCACCCCCCCGGATGCAAACGGAGGTGGGGATGCTGTACAGCGTCAAATGTTCTCCACACCTTCAATCATGAGACTGACGGTACAACGCCGGAAAGCCAGAGAAGGAGGAGAAGCCTCATCAGACTTAGAAAGCACCATTAGTCAAGCTAGAAGTAGTGGGATGCCTCTAGGTGAACCGATTCGTCGGCAAATGGAGGGCGTATTTGGCGCTGACTTTAGTAGCGTCAGAGTTCATACCAATAACACGGCTGACACCCTCAACCGTTCCCTGAGTGCTCGTGCTTTTACTACAGGAAACAATATCTTTTTCAAGCAAGGGGAATACAATCTTAGTAGTTCAAGTGGTAAAGAATTACTCGCTCACGAACTGACTCATGGAGTACAGCAGAGTGGCAGTTCCACTATTCAATGCAAGCTCACCCCTGACCAGATTAAACACGCCAACCGGATTCGCAAAGCCAGAGGTCTAAAACTACTCCCTGTGGAAGAAGCACAGGACCTTAATACGGTTGAAGAAGCCAGCGAAGCAGTTCCTGCCTCAGTTCCTGCTGCCTCGGTTCCTGCTGCCTCTGCCCCATCTCCCCCATCTGACGCGAAACGGAAAGGCGCTCAATTCAACATTATTCAAGATTATTCCTGGATCCGAGATACACTCCAAGAATGCCAAAGTTGGGATAACATTAAACAAAAATTTGCCAGTCAGAAGGACAGTATGTGGCAATTTTTCGACTTCCGACAGTGGTATGTAGACTCATTGATTAATGTTCTGCGGGATATGTATCCGGGGTTAATTGCCAAATCTGTCGGCAGCCAAGACCCCACCTCAGACTATGACATCACGATTTCTACGCCGGGTTCAGGAGATGATGTAGAAGCCATCCAATGGTTTAACACTCAAGTTCGCAAAGAATTTGGGGTGGAACCGGGTACTTTGTTTGATACGAACTTGTATGCGAAAGATTACCTTCAAGTTAAAGAAAATATCGACGAAACAGCCATAGCCGAGCAAAATTCTGATACAGATCTGGAGCAACCGGATGGCGCATTTGGCGCAATGGGTCACCTGTCTCAGGATGTTGCGGCTTTAGTTAAACAACGTCGGTATATGAAACAAGTAGAATGGGATAGATATGTTGATGATGTAGTTCAAAGTATCAACGACCCAGAGCGAAAAAAATTAACCCGTCTTCAGTATGAAGAAGCCGATTCAGTGTATCAAATTTTTGCCCATGAACTGCTGCAAGAAGTTGAAAAAGAATCAGGGTTACCGGAAAAAATAGAGGAACATAGTATCAAATTAGGTCCGGAAGAAGAAGCAGCCTTGTCTCAAATTAAATCCCCCGATGATAAGCTGAGATCTATAATCCGTCAACAATTATTAGGGTCAGAAAAGCTACAAGCTATAACTCATGACAACCCCGATTTAGTTCTTCAGAAGAGTAACGAACTTTACCTGACACGGATGAGAAAAGTTCGTCAACTCCAACTAACCATTCGGGAGTTAGGCACGCAAGATAAGTTTGTCGAACAGGTTAAAGTGCTCAAAGCGCAAGTTAAACAAATTTTAGGAGAAGCTTGCTTTTTTGCCGCAGAAGCCTATCATAGCGAAGGAGCCGTTAAGCACATTGTAGCAGGGATTCAGGGGGCCAAGAACCCAGAACAAAAAGCAGCCATTATGAGTTCGCTCAAGCCCGAACACTTTTTACAATCCTTTAATGAGCAATTGGGTGATTTCCTAAAAGATTTGAATCATTATGCCGGTGAACCAGACGGTAAAATTTTCTATCGGTCTTCTAAATACTTGTATCGATTATTTTTGGCAGTGGCCGAGTTGCGTCAATACCAATTTACAGAGAATAATTTTGCGTTGAAAATTGAAGAACAACGCGGAAATTCTGATGAAATTGCCAAAAAAATTAATAAAGATTTAGTGGAGATTCGGAAAGGAAATAAAGCCGACCTGGATACGGATGATAAAAAAAATCAAGCCGCTGAAGCAGCGATGCAGACAATTTTAGGGGTGAATAAGGCATCTGAACTCAAGATAAAAATTTTACAGATGTCAACGGAATTTAATACCCTAGTTCGGACTCGGGCTAGTGAATTATCAGCCCCTAGTCTCGAAACTTCCCAAACTTATTTCGGAAATATTGTCCAGAATTAG
- a CDS encoding YbjN domain-containing protein has protein sequence MATETQHLTRQFELSFLLDAKDVLSAKVVDSKLFLVNQEPREYRITLEIDWLEYQRIVQAEGFNLTQAARSQAEALSFDENRPLKIELRLDENLFPDLIQNGNSVEELMNYLITRNQANKSSDFFNAHHWYVLDVNQGVHLPPDLEGVGELKMGYRTAWADEKNKPEDVIKIGDSRKSSQMNADHPILEIITEVLTQNNQPLYQWESDHVVSFPYQGKNEKWRCYADAREEMSLCCFYSIFPDAVPIEKRAPVAELLMRINYTLTVGNFEMDFEDGEVRFRTSIDVEGDRLSTQLFRQLTIANVTMMDRYLPAIRNLLKNDMSPTEAIAAI, from the coding sequence ATGGCTACAGAAACACAACATTTAACTCGTCAGTTTGAACTTAGCTTTCTATTAGATGCTAAAGATGTCCTAAGTGCTAAGGTAGTTGATTCAAAACTTTTTTTGGTTAACCAGGAGCCTAGAGAGTATCGAATTACCTTGGAAATAGACTGGCTGGAGTATCAGAGAATTGTGCAAGCGGAAGGCTTTAACCTGACACAGGCTGCTCGATCGCAAGCTGAGGCTCTTTCCTTTGATGAAAACCGCCCCCTAAAAATTGAACTGCGGTTGGATGAAAACTTATTTCCAGATTTGATTCAGAATGGGAATTCTGTAGAAGAACTCATGAATTACTTGATAACCCGCAATCAAGCTAATAAAAGTTCTGACTTCTTCAATGCACATCACTGGTATGTCTTGGATGTCAACCAAGGGGTTCATCTTCCTCCTGATCTTGAAGGTGTGGGGGAATTAAAAATGGGATATCGCACCGCTTGGGCTGATGAAAAGAATAAACCCGAGGATGTGATTAAGATTGGGGATTCCAGAAAAAGTTCACAGATGAACGCGGATCACCCGATTTTGGAAATAATTACGGAAGTTTTGACCCAGAATAATCAGCCGCTTTACCAATGGGAGAGTGATCATGTTGTGAGTTTCCCCTATCAGGGAAAAAACGAAAAATGGCGGTGCTATGCAGATGCACGAGAGGAGATGTCTTTGTGCTGCTTTTACTCCATTTTTCCCGATGCGGTTCCCATAGAAAAGCGTGCGCCCGTTGCAGAGTTATTAATGAGAATTAATTACACCCTCACGGTCGGTAATTTTGAAATGGATTTTGAAGATGGGGAAGTTCGGTTTAGAACCAGTATTGATGTGGAGGGCGATCGCCTCAGTACACAGCTATTCAGACAGTTGACGATTGCCAACGTCACTATGATGGATCGCTACTTACCCGCCATCCGAAATCTTCTCAAAAATGATATGTCCCCCACCGAGGCGATCGCGGCGATTTGA
- a CDS encoding ATP-binding protein codes for MSPTKTWTIANQEYLMAAIARVRSYLQIHIQRLNPEAEFVSLEEPARSWDLPTPPSLDELSDRFGLSGFERDILLLCAGMELDGTWGTLCATAQGDAQAQYPTFNLALDVLPSPNWMALTPVGGLRRWRLIDIGVGNALTQSPLRIDERVLHYLVGIEHPDERLVAAVSRIPIHVGEMDRLCASHRQLAEQVAGMLVSEELGKVPIVQLCGSDVASKRAIATAVCSAIGWNLHVMAGDVIPIALGEITELMRLWEREAFLNNSALLLDCDEVDSNDVARESAIARIIENYDNPLLITSRDRRHPRQRPLITFEVEQPTSQEQRELWVNTLGPDAAELNGQIETLVSHFSLSAPAIRAACLKTKGTNKIATDNSNEFGSQLWETCRIQARSRMEDLAQRIESGSQWEDLVLPDIQRDTLREIIAHVRQRAKVYETWGFGGKSGRGLGITALFAGASGTGKTMAADIIAQELHLDLYRIDLSSIISKYIGETEKNLRRVFDSAEAGGSILLFDEADALFGKRSEVKDSHDRHANIEVAYLLQRMEAYRGLAILTTNLKSSLDQAFLRRIRFVIQFPFPDANQREEIWRRIFPKQTPTEGLNYPKLGKLNVAGGNIRNIALNSAFIAADANEPVMMKHILEASKSEYMKLERPLTDMEVKGWI; via the coding sequence ATGAGTCCGACTAAAACTTGGACGATCGCCAATCAAGAGTATTTGATGGCGGCGATCGCCCGGGTTCGTTCCTATTTACAGATTCACATCCAACGCCTGAATCCAGAGGCAGAATTTGTTTCCCTTGAGGAACCGGCAAGGAGTTGGGATTTGCCAACGCCTCCGAGTTTAGATGAACTCAGCGATCGCTTTGGTTTATCTGGTTTTGAACGTGACATCCTGTTATTATGCGCCGGGATGGAACTGGATGGCACTTGGGGAACACTCTGTGCTACTGCTCAAGGAGATGCTCAAGCCCAATATCCTACCTTTAATCTCGCTTTAGATGTCTTGCCGTCACCGAATTGGATGGCACTGACTCCAGTAGGAGGATTGCGGCGTTGGCGATTGATTGATATCGGAGTGGGGAATGCTCTGACCCAGAGTCCCCTGAGAATTGATGAACGGGTGTTGCATTATTTAGTCGGGATAGAGCATCCCGATGAACGATTGGTGGCAGCAGTCTCCCGCATCCCCATCCATGTGGGGGAAATGGACCGTTTATGTGCGTCCCATCGCCAGTTGGCGGAACAGGTAGCGGGAATGCTGGTGAGTGAAGAGTTGGGCAAAGTGCCGATTGTTCAATTATGTGGCAGTGATGTCGCCAGTAAGCGGGCGATCGCCACTGCCGTCTGTAGTGCGATCGGTTGGAACCTGCACGTCATGGCAGGGGATGTCATCCCCATCGCCTTGGGAGAAATCACCGAGTTGATGCGGTTATGGGAGAGAGAGGCATTTTTAAATAACAGCGCCTTGCTATTAGACTGCGATGAAGTGGATAGCAATGATGTAGCCCGAGAAAGTGCGATCGCCCGAATTATCGAAAACTATGATAATCCCTTACTAATTACCAGTCGCGATCGCCGCCATCCCCGGCAAAGACCCTTAATCACCTTTGAAGTCGAACAACCCACATCCCAGGAACAACGGGAACTCTGGGTCAATACTCTGGGTCCAGACGCTGCCGAGTTAAACGGTCAGATTGAAACCTTAGTCTCCCATTTTAGCCTCAGCGCCCCCGCCATCCGTGCCGCCTGCCTCAAAACCAAAGGAACTAACAAGATTGCCACCGACAACAGCAACGAGTTCGGCAGCCAACTGTGGGAGACTTGCCGCATCCAGGCGCGATCGCGCATGGAAGACCTCGCCCAACGCATCGAATCCGGTAGTCAGTGGGAGGACCTCGTACTCCCCGACATCCAACGAGACACCCTCCGCGAAATCATCGCCCATGTGCGACAACGGGCCAAAGTTTACGAAACCTGGGGATTTGGCGGCAAAAGTGGCCGAGGATTAGGCATCACCGCCCTCTTTGCCGGTGCCAGCGGGACCGGCAAAACAATGGCCGCTGATATTATCGCCCAAGAACTGCACCTAGATCTGTATCGCATCGACCTCAGTTCCATCATTAGTAAATATATTGGCGAAACCGAGAAAAACCTGCGCCGAGTCTTCGACTCAGCCGAAGCAGGCGGGTCCATCCTCCTCTTCGACGAAGCCGACGCCTTATTTGGCAAACGCAGCGAAGTCAAAGACTCCCACGATCGCCATGCCAACATCGAAGTCGCCTACCTCCTGCAACGCATGGAAGCCTATCGAGGATTAGCCATCCTCACCACCAACCTCAAAAGTTCCTTAGACCAAGCCTTCCTCCGCCGCATCCGCTTCGTCATTCAATTCCCCTTCCCCGACGCCAATCAACGGGAAGAAATTTGGCGACGCATTTTCCCCAAACAAACCCCAACCGAAGGCTTAAATTATCCCAAACTCGGTAAACTCAACGTCGCGGGCGGAAACATCCGCAATATTGCTTTAAACTCCGCCTTTATTGCCGCCGATGCTAACGAACCCGTGATGATGAAACATATCCTCGAAGCGTCCAAAAGTGAATATATGAAATTAGAACGACCCTTGACCGATATGGAAGTGAAAGGGTGGATTTGA